Proteins encoded in a region of the Deltaproteobacteria bacterium genome:
- a CDS encoding cyclophilin-like fold protein — MDRKIKIKAGNVEADAGLNDSPAAQKIWEALPIEARANTWGDEIYFAIPVKAPLEKTAQELVQVGDLGYWPTGNAFCIFFGPTPMSRGDEVRPASAVNVIGKVAGDAKVFKKVPSGAKVRIEKREE; from the coding sequence ATGGATAGAAAGATCAAGATCAAAGCTGGGAATGTGGAAGCAGATGCGGGGTTGAACGATTCCCCGGCAGCCCAAAAAATCTGGGAGGCTCTCCCCATAGAAGCCAGGGCCAATACCTGGGGTGACGAAATTTATTTTGCCATCCCCGTGAAAGCCCCCCTGGAAAAAACGGCCCAGGAACTGGTGCAAGTGGGCGACCTGGGTTACTGGCCTACGGGCAACGCCTTCTGTATCTTCTTTGGCCCCACGCCCATGAGCCGGGGGGATGAAGTGCGTCCGGCGAGTGCCGTCAATGTCATCGGAAAGGTTGCGGGAGACGCCAAAGTTTTTAAAAAGGTCCCATCTGGGGCCAAAGTACGAATCGAAAAGAGGGAAGAATAG